TGGCTTTATGAATGTGGCCACGTCCATGACGGCCTGGGAAAAGATTCGGGTTATATTTATTGAGAGATGGGTATGAGTCTTGATATTCCTGTAAATATTGAGTTAGACGGGGGTGTATATCAATTTCTCTAGTGTCTTGTTTTCCTTTGGTGTTGAAACTGCGGATAACAAGTTTTTCCCTGATACCTTTGATGCCGATCACATCACCATAGAAGAGGGTAACAGCTTCATTAATACGGGCTGCTGCGTAGAGACAGATGCCGAATAAAGCTTTATCTCTTGGATTAAGGAAGCCTTCGGTGAATAATAGAGATATCTGATCAGATGTGAGGATTTCAGCGCGGCCATAGCGGTTTACTTTCATAAAAGTATTGTACGCTGTCATAGATAAGTTTAATAACGTAGAAGCATTGAAAGCCCATCACATGGTTGTTACAGCAACAGGAGTTTAGATTTTCTTATCATTTCACTTTAAGATTCCTGAGTATTAACACTCAAACGATAAGTTTTATTTATATAGTCAAGGAACGGGTTAAACGTTTTGAAAATGGAACAGGAGGAAAGGATTGATGGAAAGTCTCAAGATACGCTCCCGTGTGGATGCTGATGGAGTTGTGCGCTTACAAGTTCCTGTGGAGTTAGCCAACTCAGAAATTGACTTAGTGGTGGTTTATCAAACAGTGGAAAAGAGCAGAGAATCAAAGGAGTCTAAAACCGCTACTGAATTAGGCTATCCCGAAGATTTTTTTGATTCGACTTTTGGTTGTTGGGAAGGGGAACCTTTAACCAGAGGTGAACAAGGGGAATGTGACCAAAGACGTTGGGATCTACTGTGATTTATCTACTCGATACTAATACTTGTATTCAATATTTGACCGGTAGAAGTCCTGCGGTAATGGCTCGCTTCAAGAGGGTGAGACGGGTTGAGATCGCTTTGTGTGATGTGGTCAAGGCCGAACTTTACTATGGGGCTAACAAGAGTTCACGTCGTGAGGCCAATCTAGCTTTATACGAACGTTTTTTTAGTCAATATGTGAGTTTACCTTTTGATGGCACGGCGGCCATTATTTATGGTCGCCTCAGAGCAACCCTTGAAGCTGTGGGGCAACCCATTGGCCCCTATGACCTAATGATTGCTGCGATCTCATTAGCCAATAATTTAATTTTAGTGACTCATAATGTTGATGAGTTTAGCCGTGTCGAAGGGTTAACGATTGAAGATTGGGAAGTGTGAACAGCTAGAACGAGGGCGTGTATAGTTGTGAGAAGCTATCAGGAGCAACCTATTATCACACTAAAGCCAAGCGATCTCTAGTGACCTCATAAAAGGTTTAATTACACAAAGTTCCCAACAAAAAACCCCGTCAAATGACGAGGTAAATAACAAGAGAAGACGGTCATTGAAAACTGTAATTAACGACCAAGCTTTTGAGAATAAGAAACGAGTCCAGCACTAACAACTTGACCATAGTTGTTGAGGCGATCTTGTTGTCCGGTGCGAGTGGGGGCAAAAAATGTATCGGTTAGGCCCATTGAAGCGAACATGACGGTAGCAGCGAGAATGATGTAGTTGCGGACGATGGTGGTGTTGTTGGTGGTGGTGTTTAACATTTGTTTGACCTCTGTTCCTCTTGTTACCTTCATATTACGGGGTCGTCAAGGGTGATGTCAGTCCCAAAAGTAAGGTATATTCAGGGTTTTCACGATTCCCTTTATGGATGAGAAGTGGAATTAAGTAGAAAATATTGCCCTTCTTTAACCTATTCACTTCTTCTGAGTTTCCCCTCAGTCATTGATAAGTTTTTGCTCTCTAATCTTTGATAAGTACGTCTAATGGATACTATTAAAATTAATCTGTCAAGCTCTCTTTACAGA
The sequence above is drawn from the Crocosphaera subtropica ATCC 51142 genome and encodes:
- a CDS encoding tyrosine-type recombinase/integrase gives rise to the protein MKVNRYGRAEILTSDQISLLFTEGFLNPRDKALFGICLYAAARINEAVTLFYGDVIGIKGIREKLVIRSFNTKGKQDTREIDIHPRLTQYLQEYQDSYPSLNKYNPNLFPGRHGRGHIHKASADRILRGICKKLEIEGVSTHSFRRTALTQMSDAGVPLRHIQAISGHRTLAALERYLGVTDKQKQHAISTLDF
- the vapC gene encoding type II toxin-antitoxin system tRNA(fMet)-specific endonuclease VapC, which translates into the protein MIYLLDTNTCIQYLTGRSPAVMARFKRVRRVEIALCDVVKAELYYGANKSSRREANLALYERFFSQYVSLPFDGTAAIIYGRLRATLEAVGQPIGPYDLMIAAISLANNLILVTHNVDEFSRVEGLTIEDWEV